In Drosophila miranda strain MSH22 chromosome XR, D.miranda_PacBio2.1, whole genome shotgun sequence, the genomic window AAGCTCCGCTTCTCGTCGAAGAAGATTCTCAAGGGTCACATCAACAAGGTCAACTCGGTGCACTTCGCTGGCGACTCGCGCCACTGCGTCACTGGCTCGCTGGATGGCAAACTGATCATCTGGGACACATGGACAGCCAACAAAGTGCAGATCATACCCTTGAGATCGGCCTGGGTGATGACGGTGGCCTTCTCGCCATCGGGAAATTTCGTGGCCTGCGGCGGCATGGATAACGCCTGCACTGTCTACGATGTGAACAATCGCGATGCCTCGGGTGTGGCCAAAATGGTGCGGGAGCTCGTGGGCTACGAGGGCTTCCTCAGCTCCTGTCGCTTCCTCGACGATAGCCATTTGATCACCGGATCGGGCGACATGAAGATGTAAGGTATCTCTCCATCTCTAGAAGAGTATTGGCTGTACTAGCACTTTTGTATCGTTGCAGCTGCCATTGGGATCTGGAGAAGGGTGTCAAGACAATGGATTTCAATGGGCATGCTGGCGACATCGCTGGCCTGTCGCTGTCTCCCGATATGCAGACTTACATAACGGGCTCTGTGGACAAAACTGCCAAATTGTGGGATGTACGCGAACAGGGCCATAAGCAGATGTTCTTTGGCCACGACATGGACGTCTCCTCTGTTTGCGTAAGTACATCTTTCAAGCTTCGTCTCTGGCAAACTGCATCATAAGGTTCTGTTTTGCACAGTACCATCCAAATGGCTATGGCTTCGCCTCCTGCTCGGAGGATCAGACGGCGCGCTTGTACGACTTGCGATCGGATCAACAAATCGGCCTGTACGCCCCACCCCAGAAGAACACGGGCTTCACTTCGTGCGGTGCGTCTTTGGCGTGCTTTTCGCCTTGACTCTTGACAATTTTTAATCTGATTTTGTGTTGTGTGCTCATTAGCTCTATCGACCAGCGGGCGCTACCTAATGTGCGGCGGCATTGAGGGCATGGTGCACTCGTGGGACACGATGAAACAGAGGCATACGGGTGGGTATTGGTGGATGGGTATAGAcatggtgatggtgatggggATGAAGAAACCTATGCAAATGCTTATATCGATTTCTTGTTCTGTCTCTCGCCCCTCCCCCGTCCCTGCCATAGGCACACTGTCTGGACACGAGAATCGGATTACTTGCATCAGCCTGTGCCCCAATGGCATGTGTCTAGCCTCGACCAGTTGGGATCAACAAGTGCGCCTGTGGCTCTAATTaactttattttttgttgtttttgtttttgtttttgtatttgtatcgCCGCGTGGACAACTATGAGTTGGTCGCAGACTCGGTGGCTCTAATCACTCCCGACTCCCGACTCCCGACTCCTGGCTCCAATCCAGTCCAATGGTCGAATGCCGTCGTCTAATAATATTTACTAACTTAAAACGTAGCTGTGGCGAGTAGTTAACCCAGAGCAAATTGCATGTGCGAGAATAAAATCTATAAAGTAGCACtactaacaacaaaaatacgCATCCTTATTCTTCGTTATTCTTTTCTGTTTTTATGAGTTTTATTTGTGGTCTTTGCAGCTCCGTTTATCCATTTATCAGGGATCCGAACTCCTCCCTTCCGTAAGTCCCACATTTAAACCAGTAAGtattattcttttttttttatatatattttttatatttttcttataAAAAATACTTATACAATTACGAAGATATTTTTGTGCTGCTGCGATTTTTGGCGcttggtttttttgtttttgaaaaTTATCTTTGAACAGATCAAAGAAGCAGCGAagtaaattaaaaaaaaaatcactttaTCATCAACATAAATGAGAAACGAAACAGAAATAGTACGAGCAGATCAAGGAAAAGATATAGGCATTAGGAAGGGAAAGAGAAAGAGTTGAGAGACAAACAGCGGACTATAGGGGGTATAGAAAGTGGAAAGTGAGagacgaaacgaaacgaaacgaaacggaaACGATAAGATTTGCATAAATAATAGAGggggaaacgaaacgaaacttCTTTTTAGGATCACACAAGATGCAACTAATTGAGTATTTTTGTGT contains:
- the LOC108152412 gene encoding guanine nucleotide-binding protein subunit beta-2 → MPKIDPETQALYDEINGMIEKFKEDQKAKADCTLADKCGDMSDVTKLRFSSKKILKGHINKVNSVHFAGDSRHCVTGSLDGKLIIWDTWTANKVQIIPLRSAWVMTVAFSPSGNFVACGGMDNACTVYDVNNRDASGVAKMVRELVGYEGFLSSCRFLDDSHLITGSGDMKICHWDLEKGVKTMDFNGHAGDIAGLSLSPDMQTYITGSVDKTAKLWDVREQGHKQMFFGHDMDVSSVCYHPNGYGFASCSEDQTARLYDLRSDQQIGLYAPPQKNTGFTSCALSTSGRYLMCGGIEGMVHSWDTMKQRHTGTLSGHENRITCISLCPNGMCLASTSWDQQVRLWL